In one window of Candidatus Scalindua sp. DNA:
- a CDS encoding general secretion pathway protein GspK produces the protein MVRKRAPKGHKINNDKKWHKKRSCCPNNGYVLIFVLWSLTILSSVALSFSKDTKISILLSTVHAQRVVDSYAMRGAVLYALNKMSGNSETLTEASPQNEIGSKEVGEGDAITAAEPPRDDGRKPPGVTERTAGYSKSKEGDENKETVVWVPGREPYSVKVGNIDCAVYLHDENGKLNINGITNENRDMFIRFLGKKGIEVLDADVVVDSMLDWLDPDDLTHINGAEDKYYESLPEPYKAKDASFSSIEELMLVRDVTAEIFESIRDEITVYGEKQIKINVNFTSKEILSSLPGLTDGIAEDLISYIEESGPIKEVDDLREVFWSLGIIGDSFEKIRTYLTVEQSSFVTIRAVVRGSDQLSTRGDSSDDYGYRLIAGKGDMGYGIVAAFPE, from the coding sequence ATGGTTAGAAAAAGAGCTCCCAAAGGCCATAAAATTAATAATGACAAAAAATGGCATAAAAAGAGAAGTTGTTGCCCCAATAATGGTTATGTACTGATATTTGTCTTATGGTCGTTAACCATACTGAGTTCGGTGGCATTGAGTTTTTCAAAGGATACAAAGATTTCTATCCTCCTGAGCACTGTACATGCCCAGAGAGTGGTTGATAGCTATGCAATGCGAGGTGCCGTACTCTATGCACTGAATAAAATGTCAGGGAATAGCGAAACACTGACTGAAGCATCACCCCAGAATGAAATCGGATCAAAAGAGGTAGGAGAGGGGGATGCGATTACTGCGGCTGAACCCCCGAGAGATGATGGAAGAAAACCGCCAGGGGTAACAGAGAGAACAGCCGGATATTCTAAATCGAAAGAGGGTGACGAAAATAAGGAAACCGTTGTGTGGGTCCCCGGCAGGGAGCCGTACTCAGTAAAAGTCGGTAACATTGATTGCGCTGTTTACCTCCATGACGAAAATGGAAAGCTGAACATAAACGGGATAACTAATGAAAATAGAGATATGTTTATCAGGTTTCTTGGTAAGAAAGGAATAGAGGTCCTTGATGCTGATGTGGTTGTGGATTCTATGTTGGATTGGCTGGATCCTGATGACCTCACTCATATTAATGGGGCGGAAGATAAATATTATGAATCTTTACCTGAACCGTATAAAGCAAAAGATGCCTCCTTTTCTTCAATAGAAGAGTTGATGCTGGTTCGTGATGTAACAGCAGAAATCTTTGAGAGCATAAGAGATGAAATAACTGTATACGGCGAAAAACAGATCAAAATTAATGTAAATTTTACCTCAAAGGAGATCCTCAGTTCTCTACCGGGTCTCACAGATGGTATAGCAGAAGATTTGATCTCCTATATTGAGGAAAGTGGTCCAATCAAAGAAGTTGATGATTTGAGAGAGGTATTTTGGAGTCTTGGCATAATAGGTGACAGTTTTGAAAAAATAAGGACGTATTTAACTGTTGAGCAATCAAGCTTTGTTACTATTCGTGCGGTAGTCAGGGGGTCAGACCAGTTGTCAACTCGAGGGGATAGTTCCGATGACTATGGATATCGGCTGATTGCGGGTAAGGGAGATATGGGGTATGGAATTGTTGCAGCCTTTCCTGAATAA
- the ruvA gene encoding Holliday junction branch migration protein RuvA, with translation MFDYILGLIVEKTPSALIIEANGIGYKIHIPLSTYERITEQEDAKIFTKLFIKDDEIKIYGFFSHEERSLFDLLLSVNSVGPNMALTILSGSTVGQFKDMVLGNDLRALQKIKGIGRKTAERIILELKETIQSIVPEAVSLVGMQKASVVSDAIMALIALGYSRPVAEKAVKSASEDFTITDGVELLIKESLKKV, from the coding sequence ATGTTCGATTATATCCTTGGTCTCATTGTAGAAAAAACTCCGTCTGCATTAATAATAGAGGCTAATGGTATTGGGTATAAAATCCATATACCTCTATCGACTTATGAGAGAATTACAGAACAAGAAGATGCAAAAATATTCACAAAGCTTTTTATTAAAGATGATGAAATAAAAATTTATGGTTTTTTCTCTCATGAAGAGAGATCGCTGTTTGATTTGTTGCTTTCGGTCAATAGCGTTGGACCAAATATGGCGCTTACGATTTTGTCCGGCAGTACTGTTGGGCAATTCAAGGATATGGTTCTTGGGAACGATTTGAGGGCACTGCAGAAAATTAAGGGCATAGGCAGAAAAACGGCGGAAAGAATAATTCTTGAGCTGAAAGAGACTATTCAATCTATAGTACCTGAAGCAGTCTCATTGGTTGGGATGCAGAAGGCGAGTGTGGTTTCTGATGCTATCATGGCCCTGATTGCCCTTGGTTACTCAAGACCTGTCGCTGAAAAGGCCGTAAAATCAGCTTCTGAAGATTTTACTATCACAGATGGGGTTGAATTGCTCATTAAAGAGTCATTAAAAAAGGTTTGA
- a CDS encoding SpoIID/LytB domain-containing protein, with protein MSKYNLKVKHVLIATGFVFLSAVLLVSCLRISSKPEIVYKYDTYLKDAPEIRVLLLDDVQTAEIAIHQPYSISNLDRSVGLTQGIDLPESTIRLKSGNFFIEPINSPGISKGKDIVIEADGKIEIALLSEDGYISLNKSKYRGKLLLIPGSADRFSVLEEIGIEMYLPGVIGSEIPETWQEDAIYAQVVAARSYAVYQKKTKSDSSFHIGKLGLAYHGSYTDKLKINSIVEKTRGIVMVYDWGVLPGYFHSTCGGHTEDINLVFGLKSIPPLSGVNCGYCGKSKYYRWEKRVKKDEIERSLQNYKFDIKHIYDIVAEKKGAGGHGSTVRVKHSGGTNSFDANVFRLMIGPKTLLSTAFASKEEGDLFVFCGKGWGHGVGLCQYGMEEMAESGFQWFDILKHYYPGIDLVKIY; from the coding sequence TTGTCTAAATATAATTTGAAAGTTAAACATGTTTTAATCGCAACAGGTTTTGTTTTTTTGTCTGCAGTGTTGCTGGTTTCATGTCTGAGAATAAGCAGCAAGCCCGAAATTGTATATAAATATGATACCTATTTAAAAGATGCACCTGAAATTCGAGTTTTGTTGCTTGATGATGTACAAACAGCTGAAATTGCAATTCATCAACCATATAGCATCTCAAATTTAGATCGTAGTGTTGGTTTAACTCAAGGGATTGATTTGCCTGAGTCCACAATACGCCTTAAATCGGGTAATTTCTTTATCGAACCCATAAATTCTCCAGGTATATCGAAGGGTAAGGATATTGTCATCGAGGCTGATGGCAAGATAGAGATAGCTCTTCTCAGTGAAGACGGGTATATTTCGTTAAATAAGTCGAAATACCGGGGTAAGCTTCTGCTGATACCTGGAAGTGCTGACCGGTTCTCAGTTTTGGAGGAAATAGGTATAGAAATGTACCTTCCGGGTGTTATAGGGAGCGAAATACCTGAAACGTGGCAGGAAGATGCAATTTATGCCCAGGTTGTTGCAGCAAGATCTTATGCAGTATACCAAAAAAAAACCAAGAGTGATTCCAGCTTTCATATAGGTAAACTCGGGCTTGCATATCATGGTTCCTATACAGATAAACTGAAGATAAATTCGATAGTAGAGAAGACAAGAGGGATTGTGATGGTATACGATTGGGGAGTGTTGCCTGGTTATTTTCACAGTACCTGTGGTGGGCATACGGAAGACATAAATTTAGTTTTTGGTTTAAAAAGTATACCACCATTGAGCGGCGTAAACTGTGGTTACTGCGGTAAATCCAAATACTATCGATGGGAAAAAAGAGTGAAAAAAGATGAAATTGAAAGGTCATTGCAAAACTATAAATTTGATATTAAGCATATATATGATATAGTTGCAGAAAAAAAAGGGGCAGGTGGGCACGGTTCGACGGTTAGGGTGAAACATTCAGGCGGTACGAACAGCTTTGACGCGAATGTGTTTCGCCTGATGATTGGCCCGAAAACACTACTCAGCACTGCCTTTGCCTCCAAAGAGGAGGGGGATCTGTTTGTTTTTTGCGGGAAGGGCTGGGGGCACGGTGTCGGATTATGCCAGTATGGGATGGAGGAGATGGCCGAATCAGGATTTCAGTGGTTTGATATCTTGAAACACTATTATCCGGGTATTGATCTTGTGAAGATTTACTGA
- the kdsA gene encoding 3-deoxy-8-phosphooctulonate synthase produces MKEIKINNFIIGEENPLVLIAGPCVIETEESCCRIAEKIMKIADKAKIPVIFKASYNKANRTSIKSFRGPGIEKGIKILSKIKKRFGLPVISDIHCCDEVAIAKEALDILQIPAFLCRQTDLLLRAAETEKPINIKKGQFLAPWDVKNIAEKILSTGNDKILFTERGTTFGYNNLVTDMRSIIIMKEMGFPVIYDATHSIQLPGGQGSVSGGHKEMILPLTMAAIAAGCDGIFLETHENPENALSDSASMLPLDLLLPLIEKAKRIRVALQAGEVS; encoded by the coding sequence ATGAAGGAAATCAAGATCAACAATTTCATTATTGGAGAAGAAAATCCTCTTGTGTTAATTGCCGGGCCTTGTGTCATTGAGACAGAAGAGAGCTGTTGCCGGATAGCAGAAAAAATAATGAAGATAGCCGATAAGGCAAAAATTCCAGTGATATTCAAGGCTTCATATAACAAGGCAAACCGCACATCGATCAAATCGTTCCGAGGCCCCGGCATCGAAAAGGGGATAAAAATTCTTTCTAAGATTAAGAAACGTTTCGGTTTACCCGTAATCTCCGACATCCATTGCTGTGATGAGGTTGCCATTGCAAAAGAGGCCCTGGATATTCTCCAGATACCTGCATTTCTCTGTCGACAAACCGACCTGCTCCTTCGTGCTGCGGAGACAGAAAAACCCATAAACATTAAGAAAGGACAGTTTTTGGCCCCATGGGATGTTAAAAATATTGCAGAAAAGATCCTTTCAACCGGTAATGACAAAATATTATTTACTGAAAGGGGAACAACTTTTGGTTATAATAATCTCGTAACTGATATGCGTTCAATCATTATCATGAAGGAAATGGGATTTCCGGTTATTTACGATGCAACTCACAGTATACAGCTACCGGGAGGTCAGGGTTCAGTGTCAGGCGGCCATAAAGAGATGATTTTACCCTTAACTATGGCCGCAATCGCTGCTGGCTGTGACGGTATATTTTTAGAAACACATGAAAACCCGGAAAATGCCCTTTCTGATTCAGCCTCAATGTTACCCTTAGATTTATTACTGCCCCTTATTGAAAAGGCGAAAAGGATTCGGGTTGCCCTGCAGGCAGGAGAGGTATCATGA
- the ruvB gene encoding Holliday junction branch migration DNA helicase RuvB gives MADENVLSCGMIPEDSSFDVALRPKRFCDFIGQESVRKNLRIYLEASKKRGDVLDHILFSGPQGLGKTTLSQIVANEMGVEIRATSGPVLFKPGDLAGILTNLKYGDMLFIDEIHRLNTTIEEYLYSAMEDYSIDILIDQGPNARSVKIQLPRFTLIGSTTREGLLTPSFRARFGVLERLEFYPWAELQEIAVKSAQKLGMEIDEKSAELVAKSSRGTPRIVNRFIRRIRDVAQVEGLNKITEDIVGKGLEMLGVDKNGLCGMDRKILRTTILHNGGPIGLKTLAVSVNEQEDTIEEVYEPFLIQRGYISKTPRGRIATQLTYDYFENSCLLEKQDSFL, from the coding sequence GTGGCAGATGAAAATGTTCTTTCTTGTGGTATGATTCCTGAAGATAGCAGTTTTGATGTCGCTTTGCGTCCAAAGAGATTTTGTGACTTTATTGGTCAGGAGTCAGTCAGGAAGAACCTGCGCATATATCTTGAGGCATCAAAGAAGAGAGGAGATGTATTAGACCATATTTTGTTTTCTGGTCCTCAGGGGTTGGGGAAGACGACACTATCTCAAATCGTTGCCAATGAGATGGGTGTGGAGATCAGGGCTACCTCTGGACCTGTTCTTTTTAAGCCTGGGGACCTGGCGGGTATTCTCACAAATTTAAAATATGGTGATATGCTTTTTATTGACGAAATTCACAGGTTGAATACCACAATAGAGGAATATCTTTATTCCGCGATGGAGGATTACTCTATCGATATATTGATAGATCAGGGACCGAATGCCCGGTCAGTGAAGATACAGCTCCCGCGTTTTACGCTTATTGGTTCAACGACACGCGAAGGATTGTTGACGCCATCATTTAGGGCCAGGTTTGGCGTATTGGAGAGGCTGGAATTTTATCCGTGGGCTGAATTGCAGGAAATTGCAGTAAAGTCTGCACAGAAACTCGGCATGGAAATAGATGAAAAAAGTGCTGAATTGGTGGCAAAAAGTTCCAGGGGTACGCCTCGGATTGTGAACAGGTTCATAAGGCGGATCAGGGATGTTGCTCAGGTAGAAGGCCTCAATAAAATCACAGAAGATATCGTAGGAAAAGGTCTGGAAATGCTGGGGGTAGATAAAAACGGTCTCTGTGGAATGGATCGGAAGATTTTGCGCACAACTATACTTCATAATGGAGGGCCGATTGGCTTGAAGACTCTTGCGGTTTCCGTTAACGAGCAGGAAGATACAATTGAAGAGGTGTATGAGCCTTTTTTGATACAGAGAGGGTATATCAGTAAAACACCTCGGGGCAGGATAGCCACACAGTTGACCTATGACTATTTTGAGAATAGCTGCCTTCTGGAAAAACAGGACTCTTTTTTGTGA
- the gcvT gene encoding glycine cleavage system aminomethyltransferase GcvT gives MIEYTKKTPLYDVHVELGAHMTSFCNFFMPVQYESIIGEHRNTRNSAGLFDISHMGEIVVAGKGATELIQQIITNNVRDIQNNHALYTPVCNKEGGIIDDVIVLKFNPEKYMVVANCVNTKKDNDWICKWKTKDTSIENLSDQVALLAVQGPNSERILRETYGEICTTLSRFQFAEITDKKIELTISRTGYTGEDGFEIFVNRQHCEQVWNRLLEKGNPMGLKPAGLGARDTLRLEAGLPLYGNDIDDTTSPFEANIGWTVKFNKRDFIGKDSLLRQREGGIKKKLVAFKMHDKGIPRTDNEILHHYNVIGKVTSGTFSPTLNIGIGLGYVLKDFAEQKSQVTVKIRGKEYAAEIVHAPFITRGGER, from the coding sequence TTGATTGAATATACAAAAAAAACACCCTTATATGATGTACATGTAGAACTTGGCGCCCACATGACAAGCTTCTGCAATTTTTTCATGCCGGTTCAGTATGAGAGTATTATCGGAGAACACCGAAACACAAGAAACAGTGCCGGACTTTTTGATATTTCACATATGGGTGAAATAGTGGTTGCGGGGAAAGGGGCTACGGAATTAATCCAGCAGATTATCACCAATAATGTAAGGGACATCCAAAATAACCACGCCCTCTACACGCCTGTTTGCAATAAAGAGGGAGGTATCATCGATGATGTTATCGTGTTGAAATTCAATCCTGAAAAATATATGGTTGTCGCAAACTGTGTTAATACAAAAAAAGACAACGATTGGATATGCAAGTGGAAAACAAAGGATACCAGTATCGAGAATCTCAGCGACCAGGTTGCCCTGCTTGCTGTACAGGGACCAAATTCTGAGAGGATTCTCCGTGAGACATATGGAGAAATCTGCACGACCCTTTCACGTTTCCAATTCGCTGAAATAACTGACAAAAAAATAGAGCTAACAATATCGAGAACAGGCTATACCGGTGAGGACGGTTTTGAAATCTTCGTTAATCGTCAGCATTGTGAGCAGGTCTGGAATCGGTTACTTGAAAAAGGCAATCCGATGGGGTTAAAGCCTGCAGGCCTCGGAGCAAGAGACACATTACGACTGGAGGCAGGCCTGCCGCTTTATGGCAATGATATTGACGACACAACCTCCCCATTTGAGGCAAATATTGGTTGGACTGTCAAATTCAACAAGAGAGATTTCATCGGAAAAGATTCACTGCTGAGGCAGCGGGAAGGTGGCATAAAGAAGAAACTTGTAGCATTTAAGATGCATGATAAAGGTATACCAAGGACAGATAATGAGATACTTCATCATTACAACGTTATCGGTAAAGTTACCAGCGGCACTTTCAGTCCTACCTTGAATATAGGCATTGGCCTTGGTTATGTTCTCAAAGATTTTGCAGAACAAAAAAGTCAGGTTACCGTAAAGATAAGAGGGAAAGAGTACGCTGCGGAGATTGTACATGCACCCTTTATCACACGGGGCGGGGAACGTTGA
- a CDS encoding epoxyqueuosine reductase QueH: protein MKNLLLHICCAGCLCAPLEELRREGLHVHGYFYNPNIHPLLEFRRRLKAVHIFQESDPIKIDYCEEYGLREYLDEVNYKGDNRCGDCYALRLRTTANYAKENGFDAFCSTLLFSEHQDHENVKKCGYQVSEQVGIPFEYRDYRYLCDCSRKIASKKMLYKQSYCGCIFSEFERYKDTTRYMYEGWKIKKQ, encoded by the coding sequence ATGAAAAATCTTTTACTGCACATTTGCTGTGCTGGTTGTTTGTGTGCACCGCTTGAGGAACTGAGGCGGGAAGGGCTTCACGTTCACGGTTATTTCTATAATCCGAATATTCATCCACTCCTTGAATTCAGGAGAAGGCTGAAAGCTGTTCACATCTTTCAGGAAAGTGATCCGATAAAAATTGATTATTGTGAAGAGTATGGGTTGAGAGAGTATCTGGATGAAGTGAATTACAAAGGAGATAACAGGTGTGGCGATTGTTATGCATTAAGGCTGAGAACTACTGCAAACTATGCAAAAGAGAATGGTTTTGATGCGTTCTGCTCTACATTGCTTTTTAGTGAACATCAGGATCATGAAAACGTAAAAAAATGTGGTTACCAGGTCTCAGAGCAGGTTGGAATTCCATTTGAATATAGAGACTATCGATATCTGTGTGATTGCAGCCGAAAGATAGCAAGTAAAAAAATGCTGTACAAACAATCTTATTGTGGGTGTATATTTAGCGAATTTGAAAGATATAAGGATACAACACGATATATGTATGAGGGTTGGAAAATAAAAAAACAATGA
- the yajC gene encoding preprotein translocase subunit YajC, which produces MNFLFLMQAKAPGGNFMTLLVPFALMFAIMYFLILRPQRKKERDRLNMIANIRKNDRILTSGGVHGVVVSVKEKELVVRVDDAKDVKLKIDKSAVTCVTLPRGDQDEIEQN; this is translated from the coding sequence ATGAATTTCTTATTTTTGATGCAGGCAAAAGCTCCAGGGGGTAATTTCATGACCCTACTGGTTCCCTTTGCACTCATGTTTGCTATAATGTATTTTTTAATTCTCAGGCCTCAAAGAAAAAAAGAGAGAGACCGGTTGAATATGATAGCAAACATAAGGAAAAATGACCGTATTCTCACAAGCGGTGGGGTCCATGGTGTTGTTGTATCTGTGAAAGAGAAAGAGCTTGTGGTGCGAGTGGACGATGCCAAAGATGTAAAGTTGAAGATTGATAAAAGTGCGGTAACTTGCGTGACTCTACCGAGGGGTGATCAGGACGAAATAGAACAGAATTAG
- a CDS encoding prepilin-type N-terminal cleavage/methylation domain-containing protein yields the protein MTRRNSEDSFTLVETLVVLAIVAVIGVATVPKITAAIDTVRFRGAVSELITFLRKTHLEAILQRKNLEIVIDFENNSLKIDDERQFVLPAGMALEPKEQYTSETMKYRFFYNGRGTGPEINIRGENERKATVYVDLLSGLAGYDLSGYD from the coding sequence ATGACAAGACGTAATAGTGAGGATTCATTCACACTTGTCGAGACTTTAGTTGTATTGGCTATTGTTGCGGTTATTGGTGTTGCGACAGTGCCGAAGATCACGGCAGCAATAGATACCGTGAGGTTTCGAGGGGCGGTATCTGAACTGATAACCTTCTTGAGGAAGACTCATCTTGAAGCAATACTGCAAAGAAAAAATCTTGAAATAGTCATCGATTTTGAAAATAATTCCCTGAAAATAGATGATGAGAGGCAGTTTGTCCTGCCAGCGGGAATGGCGTTGGAACCAAAAGAGCAGTATACTTCAGAGACGATGAAATATAGATTTTTTTATAATGGGAGGGGTACTGGTCCTGAAATAAACATACGGGGGGAAAATGAAAGAAAAGCTACTGTGTATGTCGATTTATTGTCGGGATTGGCAGGGTATGATTTATCAGGTTATGATTGA
- the tgt gene encoding tRNA guanosine(34) transglycosylase Tgt has protein sequence MQFRLLASDKNTNARCGELITNHGFIKTPVFMPVGTQATVKSLTTDQLKDAGVSALLCNAYHLHLRPGEDIVRDHGGLHGFMNWDGTIVTDSGGYQVFSLAGLTCVTDDGVEFKSPVNGSKIFFSPERVMEIQRSLGADIMMVFDECLPYPCEKERAHISMRRTVEWARRCYDVHRDEGQSLFCIVQGSVFQDIRQECAARLVEIGFDGYAVGGLSVGEGNELMNEVLEHTLPHLPKEKPRYLMGVGFPEDIMDGIEHGIDMFDCVIPTRNGRNGCVFTSQGKINILNSCFKVDKGPLDNACGCYACRNFSRAYVKHLFAANEILGLNLVSFHNIYFFQEMMKKARQAITDGMFKEFKSSFLSALEK, from the coding sequence TTGCAGTTCAGGCTACTTGCCTCTGATAAAAATACGAATGCCAGATGCGGTGAATTAATTACAAATCATGGTTTCATCAAAACTCCAGTGTTTATGCCCGTTGGGACACAGGCAACGGTGAAGAGCCTGACAACCGACCAGTTAAAGGATGCGGGAGTTTCAGCATTGCTCTGCAATGCCTACCATTTACATTTGAGGCCTGGAGAAGATATCGTTCGTGACCATGGAGGCCTGCATGGGTTTATGAATTGGGATGGAACGATAGTAACCGACAGCGGTGGCTATCAGGTTTTTTCCCTTGCAGGTCTGACTTGTGTCACTGATGATGGGGTGGAATTTAAGTCACCGGTTAACGGTTCAAAGATATTTTTCAGTCCTGAAAGAGTAATGGAAATTCAGCGATCTTTGGGAGCTGATATCATGATGGTTTTTGATGAATGCCTGCCTTATCCGTGTGAAAAGGAGAGGGCGCATATATCAATGCGGAGAACTGTAGAGTGGGCAAGGCGCTGTTATGATGTGCATCGAGATGAAGGGCAGTCTCTTTTTTGCATTGTCCAGGGGAGCGTTTTTCAGGATATTCGCCAGGAATGTGCTGCACGTCTGGTAGAAATAGGTTTTGATGGATACGCTGTGGGTGGTTTGAGTGTAGGGGAAGGAAATGAATTGATGAATGAGGTATTAGAGCATACGCTTCCTCATCTTCCAAAAGAAAAACCTCGTTACCTTATGGGTGTCGGATTTCCTGAAGATATCATGGATGGAATTGAGCATGGAATTGACATGTTTGACTGTGTCATTCCAACGCGCAATGGAAGAAATGGCTGTGTCTTTACCTCTCAAGGCAAGATAAATATCCTGAATAGTTGTTTTAAAGTGGATAAAGGCCCGCTTGACAATGCCTGTGGTTGCTATGCATGCAGGAATTTTTCGAGAGCTTATGTAAAACATTTGTTTGCAGCAAATGAGATTTTGGGCTTAAATCTTGTATCGTTCCATAATATATATTTTTTTCAAGAGATGATGAAAAAAGCCAGACAAGCGATAACTGATGGCATGTTTAAGGAATTTAAGTCCTCTTTTCTCTCAGCATTAGAAAAGTAA
- a CDS encoding tetratricopeptide repeat protein, with protein sequence MVQSEINFDTVLHTETLDREDISNFKKKVYSSVDEFVSLEKRIKKLEETINEAGDPSGVKGEILVLGICYWILGKQNQAIKYLSESKSRKIASYYLGKCHQELGNYEKALELFERSKRSDSEEFAIQIDIAETKRLSGDLQNALKMIQALSKKYDNDANLHYQWGHCLDDEGEYQDALAHYNRALDIMSDHPNTLFRLAYNFDLNGEDDKAIEYYEKCVGQVPTYSNAILNLGILYEDREEYAKAISCFEKVVKMNPVHQKARLFLRDAQFGLDMCIDEDRAKKEDKETEVLSIPISDFELSVRSKNCLERMNINTLADLTKITEADLLSYKNFGETSLNEIKHVLNQKGLRLGQTLEENKTTEELAGIDVGRDNGGMSNLVSELPLSTRCKSALKKINIEKIGEVVEKKESELLGLGLKQAYIDELKASLGEQGFGLSSEEE encoded by the coding sequence ATGGTGCAGAGCGAAATAAACTTTGACACAGTTTTACATACCGAGACATTGGATAGAGAGGATATCAGTAACTTTAAGAAAAAAGTATACAGTTCTGTAGATGAGTTCGTTAGTCTGGAAAAGAGGATAAAGAAATTAGAAGAAACCATAAATGAGGCAGGGGATCCTTCGGGTGTGAAGGGAGAAATTCTGGTCTTGGGAATATGCTACTGGATATTGGGCAAGCAGAATCAGGCCATAAAGTATCTTTCTGAGTCGAAATCACGTAAAATTGCATCCTATTACCTGGGAAAGTGTCATCAAGAGCTTGGAAACTATGAAAAGGCACTTGAGCTTTTTGAGAGGTCAAAGCGGTCAGATAGTGAAGAGTTTGCCATCCAGATCGACATAGCGGAGACAAAACGGCTGTCAGGTGATCTGCAGAATGCGTTAAAAATGATCCAGGCATTATCTAAAAAATATGACAACGATGCAAACCTGCATTACCAGTGGGGGCATTGTCTTGACGATGAGGGTGAATACCAAGATGCTTTAGCTCACTACAATCGTGCCCTGGATATTATGTCTGATCATCCGAATACTTTATTTCGACTTGCGTATAATTTTGATCTTAATGGTGAGGACGATAAAGCGATCGAATATTATGAAAAATGTGTAGGGCAGGTTCCCACCTATTCAAATGCGATATTGAATCTTGGTATCCTGTATGAAGACCGGGAAGAGTATGCAAAGGCGATTTCCTGTTTTGAAAAGGTTGTAAAAATGAATCCCGTCCACCAGAAAGCGAGGCTGTTTCTTAGAGATGCCCAGTTTGGTCTGGATATGTGCATAGATGAAGACAGGGCGAAAAAGGAAGACAAGGAGACCGAGGTTCTGAGCATACCAATATCTGATTTTGAGCTTTCTGTCAGGAGTAAGAATTGTTTGGAGAGGATGAATATTAATACGTTGGCAGACTTGACAAAGATAACCGAGGCAGACCTGCTATCGTATAAGAATTTCGGTGAAACTTCTTTGAATGAGATTAAACATGTTCTCAATCAAAAAGGGTTGCGACTTGGGCAGACTCTTGAAGAGAACAAAACAACTGAGGAGCTTGCCGGAATCGATGTGGGGAGAGATAATGGCGGTATGTCCAATCTTGTGTCAGAGCTGCCGCTTTCGACACGCTGCAAGAGTGCCCTGAAAAAGATAAATATTGAGAAAATAGGCGAGGTGGTGGAGAAGAAGGAATCGGAACTGTTGGGTCTTGGTCTTAAGCAGGCCTATATTGATGAATTGAAGGCCAGTCTCGGGGAGCAGGGTTTTGGGCTCAGTAGTGAAGAAGAGTGA
- a CDS encoding prepilin-type N-terminal cleavage/methylation domain-containing protein: protein MGKKEDAFTLLELIIALTIGAALIVLVSVSVRMGFFQMGRGSKALEESLREKNAVHFFCQQVSSLRRESVGDEVIFNGDSKNILFVTPMSLEKNYSTGLMTATFFLEKGETGVKLNYKEKRHIPVEDIEAYKGENRTIFDQSESVTIFEGFDEIVFQFLDSEDSEDEGAALGQTDAVWKDSWLEKELPKAIKLIMTKNGIKREVVAPIMVMY from the coding sequence ATGGGGAAAAAAGAAGATGCATTCACCTTGTTAGAGCTTATTATTGCGCTGACTATCGGGGCAGCATTAATTGTGCTGGTTTCCGTTTCCGTCAGGATGGGGTTTTTTCAGATGGGGCGCGGCAGTAAAGCGCTTGAGGAGAGTTTGAGAGAAAAGAATGCGGTGCATTTTTTTTGCCAGCAGGTATCATCCCTGCGGAGAGAGAGCGTCGGGGATGAGGTGATTTTCAATGGTGACTCGAAGAATATTCTCTTTGTAACACCAATGTCTCTGGAGAAAAACTACAGTACGGGGTTAATGACGGCAACATTTTTTCTGGAAAAAGGGGAAACAGGAGTAAAACTTAACTACAAGGAGAAAAGGCACATTCCCGTTGAAGATATTGAAGCGTACAAAGGTGAAAATAGAACGATTTTTGATCAAAGCGAAAGCGTAACAATCTTTGAAGGTTTTGATGAAATTGTTTTCCAGTTTCTCGATAGTGAGGATAGTGAAGACGAAGGTGCAGCTTTGGGTCAAACTGATGCTGTTTGGAAAGATTCATGGTTAGAAAAAGAGCTCCCAAAGGCCATAAAATTAATAATGACAAAAAATGGCATAAAAAGAGAAGTTGTTGCCCCAATAATGGTTATGTACTGA